In the Kribbella sp. NBC_00482 genome, one interval contains:
- a CDS encoding alpha/beta fold hydrolase yields MSTVTSADGTTIDFEAYGEGRPLILIDGATAHRAVNPLNDEVGKLLTDDFRTYAYDRRGRGASTDTAPYAIQREIEDIAALIEDAGQPAILFAWSSGGLLALDAAAAGLPIAGLVLFEPPVVVDDVRPPLPTDYVEQLDAFVAEGRRDKAAELFMTAAAMMPAEAIPGMKQSPYWAPVEEIAHTISYDGRIMGTTMSGNPLPADRWADVKVPVLVLYGDKTWPALSAGAQAVAAHLPTATLKAIPGENHGTEPATLAPVLREFADLT; encoded by the coding sequence ATGAGCACCGTGACTTCGGCCGACGGCACCACGATCGACTTCGAGGCGTACGGCGAAGGCAGACCGCTGATCCTGATCGACGGGGCGACCGCGCACCGGGCCGTGAACCCGCTGAACGACGAGGTCGGGAAGCTGCTGACCGACGACTTCCGGACGTACGCGTACGACCGGCGTGGCCGCGGCGCGAGCACCGACACCGCGCCGTACGCGATCCAGCGGGAGATCGAGGACATCGCCGCCCTCATCGAGGACGCTGGTCAGCCGGCCATCCTCTTCGCCTGGTCGTCGGGCGGTCTGCTGGCGCTGGACGCCGCGGCTGCGGGGCTGCCGATCGCCGGGCTGGTGTTGTTCGAGCCGCCGGTCGTTGTTGACGACGTACGGCCGCCGCTGCCGACCGACTACGTGGAGCAGCTCGACGCGTTCGTCGCGGAGGGGCGCCGGGACAAGGCCGCCGAGCTCTTCATGACCGCGGCCGCGATGATGCCCGCGGAGGCGATCCCCGGCATGAAGCAGTCGCCGTACTGGGCGCCGGTCGAGGAGATCGCGCACACGATCTCGTACGACGGCCGCATCATGGGGACCACCATGTCCGGCAACCCGCTGCCTGCCGACCGCTGGGCCGACGTGAAGGTTCCCGTGCTGGTGCTCTACGGCGACAAGACCTGGCCCGCGCTCTCCGCCGGCGCCCAGGCCGTGGCCGCGCACCTGCCTACCGCGACGTTGAAGGCGATCCCCGGTGAGAACCACGGAACCGAGCCGGCGACACTGGCTCCGGTACTGCGGGAGTTCGCTGACTTGACCTAG
- a CDS encoding TetR/AcrR family transcriptional regulator: protein MEPEEGRTPRKRRAILAAATEVFLSHGYLGASMDEVAAKAGVSKQTVYKQFENKERLFSEIVLGTSDQLLDGLQQAYADTLEGAADAREALRALAHRLLQSLTADSVLQLRRLVIAEADRFPEVCGAWFNTGFEKSLEALGQALSRLSDRGLLKRLDDPTLAAYQFAGLVMYKPMNRAMFAGTRQRPKPGELEKLADQAAEVFLAAYGLEGAAR, encoded by the coding sequence ATGGAACCGGAAGAGGGACGAACGCCCCGCAAACGCCGAGCGATCCTGGCCGCGGCGACCGAGGTCTTCCTCAGTCACGGGTACCTCGGCGCGAGCATGGACGAGGTCGCGGCGAAGGCCGGCGTCTCCAAACAGACCGTCTACAAGCAGTTCGAGAACAAGGAGCGCCTGTTCTCCGAGATCGTCCTCGGCACCAGCGACCAGCTCCTCGACGGCCTCCAGCAGGCGTACGCCGACACGCTCGAAGGGGCCGCCGACGCGCGCGAAGCCCTGCGTGCGTTGGCGCATCGCCTGCTCCAGAGCCTCACCGCAGACAGTGTCCTGCAGCTCCGCCGGCTCGTGATCGCCGAGGCGGACCGGTTTCCCGAGGTGTGCGGCGCCTGGTTCAACACCGGCTTCGAGAAGTCGCTCGAGGCGCTCGGGCAGGCGCTGAGCCGCCTGAGCGACCGCGGCCTGTTGAAGCGGCTCGACGACCCGACGCTGGCGGCGTACCAGTTCGCCGGTCTGGTGATGTACAAGCCGATGAACCGCGCCATGTTCGCGGGCACCCGGCAGCGCCCGAAGCCCGGTGAGCTCGAGAAGCTCGCCGACCAAGCCGCCGAGGTCTTCCTGGCGGCCTACGGACTAGAGGGTGCCGCGCGTTGA
- a CDS encoding LacI family DNA-binding transcriptional regulator, giving the protein MSVDDAEALPERTRRRRAPKPHAAGVKAVAAAAGVSLGTVSNVLNRPEVVSPLTRAKVEAAMASLGFVRNESARQLRAGSSRILAYVMLDAGNPFFTDVAKGVEEAAQAAGLSVFLCTSSEDADREAAYLDLLEQQRVQGILITPIDQNSSRLRELPSRGTPLVVVDRALDDASHCSVAVNDILGGELAISHLLELGHERIAYVGGPNTIGQVIDRRDGARRALRTAGKPMANLIELTTGALTVAEGRGAGQRLAGLPADRRPTAAFCANDLLALGLLQQCVSLGLRVPEDLAIVGYDDIEFAEAAAVPLTSVRQPRQLLGRTAAELLLDESSNPDHEHQRVTFTPELVVRTSTRGTL; this is encoded by the coding sequence GTGTCGGTGGATGACGCGGAAGCCCTGCCCGAGCGCACCCGGCGACGCCGCGCGCCGAAGCCGCACGCGGCCGGGGTGAAGGCGGTCGCCGCGGCCGCCGGCGTCTCGCTGGGGACCGTCTCGAACGTGCTGAACCGGCCCGAGGTGGTCAGCCCACTGACCCGGGCGAAGGTCGAGGCCGCGATGGCCTCACTCGGCTTCGTCCGGAACGAGTCGGCGCGCCAGCTGCGAGCAGGCTCCAGCCGGATCCTGGCGTACGTGATGCTCGACGCCGGCAACCCGTTCTTCACCGATGTCGCGAAGGGCGTCGAGGAGGCTGCGCAGGCGGCCGGCCTGTCGGTGTTCCTCTGTACCAGCAGCGAGGACGCCGACCGCGAGGCGGCGTACCTCGATCTGCTCGAACAGCAACGCGTCCAGGGCATTCTGATCACGCCGATCGACCAGAACTCGTCCCGCCTGCGCGAGCTGCCGTCCCGCGGTACGCCGCTGGTCGTGGTCGACCGTGCGCTCGACGACGCTTCGCACTGTTCGGTCGCGGTGAACGACATCCTCGGCGGCGAGCTCGCGATCTCGCACCTGCTGGAGCTCGGCCACGAACGGATCGCGTACGTCGGCGGACCGAACACGATCGGGCAGGTCATCGACCGCCGCGACGGCGCCCGGCGCGCACTGCGGACCGCGGGGAAGCCGATGGCGAACCTGATCGAGTTGACCACCGGCGCGCTCACGGTCGCCGAAGGTCGGGGCGCTGGGCAACGACTTGCGGGGCTCCCGGCCGATCGCCGGCCGACGGCCGCGTTCTGCGCGAACGACCTGCTGGCGTTGGGATTGCTGCAACAGTGCGTGAGTCTGGGGCTGCGCGTTCCGGAGGATCTCGCGATCGTCGGGTACGACGACATCGAGTTCGCGGAGGCGGCCGCAGTACCGCTCACCTCGGTGCGTCAGCCGCGGCAGCTGCTCGGCCGGACGGCCGCCGAGTTGCTGCTGGACGAGTCGTCGAACCCGGACCACGAACACCAGCGCGTGACGTTCACGCCGGAACTCGTGGTCCGCACGTCAACGCGCGGCACCCTCTAG
- a CDS encoding sugar ABC transporter ATP-binding protein: MSDGSPILRVREVSKSFGAVAAVRDVSFDLYGGEAHALVGENGAGKSTIVNMLAGVHRPDAGAVELDGRPQDLATPADAKAAGIAVIYQEPTLFPDLSVAENIAMGRQPLGRFKTIDRAAMVRQAAQLFTRLGVSIDPNRPARGLSIADQQLVEIAKALSTDARVVVMDEPTAALTGVEVERLFAVARSLRDDGAAVMFISHRFEEVTALCQRVTIMRDGRHVSTDLLSDLTVDEMVRKMVGRDLGALFPKQDVEPGAVAVSVRNLTRDPVYADVSFDVRAGEIVALAGLVGSGRSEVVQSIFGVDPRDSGTVEVGGKILPPGSPKRAMAAGVALVPEDRRQQGLVMELSIERNVTLPRSRSLSQLGFLTGSRERRSAKEWTDRLKTKYRRLSDEVGTLSGGNQQKVVLAKWLATRPKVLIVDEPTRGIDVGTKAEVHRLMSSLAADGVAVLMVSSELPEVLGMADRVLVMREGRLVAELSRAEATEEAVMFAATGQEAAL, translated from the coding sequence ATGTCCGACGGTTCGCCGATCCTGCGGGTGCGAGAGGTGTCGAAGTCCTTCGGAGCGGTCGCCGCGGTCCGGGACGTCTCCTTCGACCTGTACGGCGGTGAGGCGCACGCCCTGGTCGGTGAGAACGGGGCCGGGAAGTCAACGATCGTGAACATGCTGGCCGGCGTGCACCGCCCGGACGCCGGCGCCGTCGAACTGGACGGCCGCCCCCAGGACCTGGCCACCCCGGCCGACGCCAAGGCCGCCGGGATCGCCGTCATCTACCAGGAGCCGACACTGTTCCCGGACCTGTCCGTCGCGGAGAACATCGCGATGGGCCGCCAGCCGCTGGGTCGTTTCAAAACCATCGACCGGGCCGCGATGGTCCGGCAGGCCGCCCAGCTGTTCACCCGGCTCGGCGTGTCGATCGATCCGAACCGTCCGGCCCGCGGTCTGTCGATCGCCGACCAGCAACTGGTCGAGATCGCGAAGGCGCTGTCCACCGACGCGCGCGTGGTGGTGATGGACGAGCCGACCGCGGCGCTGACCGGGGTCGAGGTCGAGCGCTTGTTCGCGGTCGCGCGGTCACTGCGCGACGACGGCGCCGCGGTCATGTTCATCTCGCACCGGTTCGAGGAGGTCACCGCGCTCTGCCAGCGGGTCACGATCATGCGCGACGGCCGGCACGTCTCGACCGATCTACTGAGCGACCTCACCGTCGACGAGATGGTCCGCAAGATGGTCGGCCGCGACCTCGGCGCCCTCTTCCCCAAGCAGGACGTCGAACCCGGCGCGGTCGCCGTCAGCGTCCGAAACCTGACCCGGGACCCGGTGTACGCCGACGTGTCGTTCGACGTCCGCGCCGGCGAGATCGTCGCGCTGGCCGGCCTGGTGGGATCCGGCCGCTCCGAGGTCGTGCAGTCGATCTTCGGCGTCGACCCGCGCGACTCCGGCACGGTCGAGGTCGGCGGCAAGATTCTCCCGCCGGGTTCTCCGAAGCGGGCGATGGCGGCCGGTGTCGCGCTCGTACCGGAGGATCGTCGCCAGCAGGGCTTGGTGATGGAGCTCTCGATCGAGCGCAACGTCACGTTGCCCCGGTCGCGATCGCTGTCGCAGCTCGGCTTCCTCACCGGTAGCCGGGAACGACGTTCCGCCAAGGAATGGACCGACCGGCTGAAGACGAAGTACAGACGGCTGTCCGACGAGGTCGGGACGCTCTCGGGTGGCAACCAGCAGAAGGTCGTGCTGGCCAAGTGGCTCGCGACCAGACCCAAGGTGCTGATCGTCGACGAGCCGACACGGGGGATCGATGTCGGCACCAAGGCCGAGGTCCACCGGCTGATGTCGTCGCTAGCAGCCGACGGCGTCGCGGTGCTGATGGTGTCGTCCGAGCTGCCCGAGGTGCTCGGGATGGCGGATCGCGTACTGGTGATGCGCGAGGGCCGCCTGGTCGCGGAGCTGAGCCGGGCCGAAGCCACCGAGGAAGCAGTCATGTTCGCCGCGACCGGGCAGGAGGCGGCGTTGTGA
- a CDS encoding ABC transporter permease, whose translation MTAVDLPAPRRSSLDAVLRARELGIVIALALLVAVTATSNSRFLSGQSIRDILLNTAILAVLAVGQAVVVITRNIDLSVGSVLGLSAFTVGTLLHNNNLPVILALLVGVGVGVVCGALNGVLVRYGNVPALVVTLGTLYVIRGVTYFWAGGSQINADELPSGFLDFGNATVIGIPYLVLLAVLVLVVTGVVLRSYRTGRELYAMGSSPHAARLAGIPVGRRTVGAFVVSGGLAGLAGVLFAARFGTIDAAAGTGYELNVVAAVVVGGVAVFGGSGTVWGAALGALLLTTIGSALAVLEINQFWQQAIVGALILLAIGADRLVAARVAASLKKRSSHVG comes from the coding sequence GTGACCGCTGTCGATCTGCCTGCTCCGCGGCGCTCCTCGCTCGATGCCGTACTGCGTGCTCGCGAGCTCGGCATCGTCATCGCGCTGGCGCTTCTGGTCGCGGTGACAGCGACTTCCAACTCGCGCTTCCTGTCCGGGCAGAGCATCCGCGACATCCTGCTCAACACCGCGATCCTGGCCGTTCTGGCGGTCGGCCAGGCCGTGGTGGTGATCACCCGCAACATCGACCTCTCCGTCGGCTCGGTGCTCGGTCTCAGCGCTTTCACCGTCGGCACCCTCCTCCACAACAACAACCTGCCGGTGATCCTCGCCCTCCTCGTCGGTGTGGGCGTCGGCGTGGTCTGCGGTGCACTCAACGGGGTCCTGGTCCGGTACGGCAACGTCCCCGCGCTGGTCGTCACCCTCGGGACGCTTTACGTGATCCGCGGTGTGACGTACTTCTGGGCCGGCGGCAGCCAGATCAACGCCGACGAACTGCCCTCCGGTTTCCTCGACTTCGGCAACGCCACCGTGATCGGGATCCCGTACCTCGTGCTGCTGGCGGTTCTGGTGCTCGTGGTGACCGGCGTCGTCCTGCGCAGCTACCGGACGGGCCGGGAGTTGTACGCGATGGGTTCCAGCCCGCACGCCGCGCGGCTCGCCGGCATCCCGGTCGGTCGCCGTACGGTCGGCGCCTTCGTCGTCAGCGGCGGGCTGGCCGGGCTCGCGGGTGTGCTCTTCGCCGCGCGGTTCGGCACGATCGACGCGGCGGCCGGGACCGGCTACGAGCTCAACGTCGTCGCGGCCGTCGTGGTGGGCGGCGTCGCGGTCTTCGGCGGCAGTGGGACCGTCTGGGGCGCCGCGCTCGGAGCGCTCCTGCTGACCACGATCGGCAGCGCTCTCGCCGTCCTCGAGATCAACCAGTTCTGGCAGCAGGCGATCGTCGGTGCGCTGATCCTGCTGGCGATCGGCGCCGATCGTCTGGTCGCGGCCCGGGTCGCCGCGAGCCTGAAGAAGCGGAGCTCCCATGTCGGCTGA
- a CDS encoding ABC transporter permease — MSAELTATRVARFANWNVAIIAITVVVLIVAAATVDNFGTSQNFGFLVLDVLPIAIIALPMTLVIVTGEIDLSVASTLGLSSAVMGYLWNANQPIETIIPLCLLLGAVLGAVNGFFVTVLGLPSLAVTIGTLALYRGLAFVVLGDSAVADFPSAYTDWVTGTIGGTPFPNVLIIIVVLAVVFGVILHATPIGRAVFAVGASEQAARFAGVRPGRLKFWLYVAGGLVSGLAGVLWTLRYSSARADNGAGLELAVVAAVLLGGVSIFGGKGALAGVVAGVVLLGSLQNALRLSDVSNEALNVVTGVLLIASVLGPNLANRLRRN; from the coding sequence ATGTCGGCTGAGCTCACGGCCACCCGCGTGGCACGGTTCGCGAACTGGAACGTCGCGATCATCGCGATCACCGTCGTGGTGCTGATCGTCGCCGCCGCGACCGTGGACAATTTCGGTACGTCGCAGAACTTCGGCTTCCTCGTCCTCGACGTGCTGCCGATCGCGATCATCGCGCTGCCGATGACGCTGGTCATCGTCACCGGCGAGATCGACCTGTCGGTGGCCAGCACGCTCGGCCTGTCGAGCGCGGTGATGGGCTACCTGTGGAACGCGAACCAGCCGATCGAGACGATCATCCCGCTCTGCCTGCTGCTGGGCGCGGTCCTCGGGGCGGTCAACGGCTTCTTCGTCACGGTCCTCGGTCTGCCGTCGCTCGCGGTCACGATCGGCACCCTCGCGCTGTACCGCGGCCTGGCGTTCGTCGTCCTCGGCGACAGCGCGGTCGCCGACTTCCCGTCGGCGTACACCGACTGGGTCACCGGCACGATCGGGGGTACGCCGTTCCCCAACGTGCTGATCATCATCGTCGTCCTGGCTGTCGTGTTCGGCGTGATCCTGCACGCAACGCCGATCGGCCGGGCCGTGTTCGCGGTCGGCGCGAGTGAGCAGGCTGCCCGGTTCGCCGGCGTCCGCCCGGGTCGGCTGAAGTTCTGGCTGTACGTCGCCGGCGGCCTCGTCTCGGGCCTCGCCGGGGTGTTGTGGACGCTTCGCTACTCCAGTGCCCGGGCCGACAACGGCGCCGGGCTGGAACTCGCCGTGGTTGCCGCCGTCCTGCTCGGCGGCGTCTCGATCTTCGGCGGTAAGGGCGCGCTCGCCGGTGTGGTCGCCGGTGTCGTGCTCCTCGGCTCGCTGCAGAACGCACTGCGGCTGTCCGACGTGTCCAACGAGGCCCTCAACGTGGTGACCGGCGTACTGCTGATCGCCTCGGTCCTCGGCCCCAACCTCGCCAACCGACTGCGTCGTAACTGA
- the rhaS gene encoding rhamnose ABC transporter substrate-binding protein, with translation MTKRKNLAVMAVLALALSACGGTTKSSTEGQNTAAPTNTSAKADPNAPLKEGLKIAYLPKQLNNPYTDVEVGGGKVAVGELKGEYKLVGPNDASASSQVSYINTLIQQQQNVIVVAANDPNAVCPSLNQARKAGIKVVTFDSDAAKTCRDAFINQATTQGIGESLVKMASELAGGSGEIAILSATPNATNQNSWIEVMKTELAKPENAKLKLVKIAYGNDDDQKSFTEAQGLLQSYPNLKVIVSPTTVGIAAASRYVSASNYKGKVAITGLGLPNQMRKFVKDGTVKKFALWNPADIGYLAAYAGASLSSGQITGAEGEKFKAGKLGEYTVGADGEIVLGPPTEFTAANIDKFNF, from the coding sequence ATGACCAAGCGGAAGAACCTGGCGGTGATGGCCGTCCTCGCGCTGGCACTGAGCGCATGCGGTGGTACGACGAAGTCCAGTACGGAAGGCCAGAACACGGCGGCGCCGACGAACACCTCGGCCAAAGCCGATCCGAACGCCCCGCTCAAAGAGGGCTTGAAGATCGCCTATCTGCCCAAACAGCTGAACAACCCGTACACCGACGTGGAGGTCGGCGGCGGCAAGGTCGCGGTCGGCGAGCTGAAGGGCGAGTACAAGCTGGTCGGCCCGAACGACGCCAGCGCGTCGTCGCAGGTCAGCTACATCAACACGCTCATCCAGCAGCAGCAGAACGTGATCGTGGTCGCGGCCAACGACCCGAACGCGGTCTGCCCGTCGCTGAACCAGGCCCGCAAGGCCGGGATCAAGGTCGTAACGTTCGACTCCGACGCGGCCAAGACCTGCCGGGACGCGTTCATCAACCAGGCCACCACGCAGGGGATCGGCGAGAGCCTGGTGAAGATGGCCAGCGAACTGGCCGGCGGTTCTGGCGAGATCGCCATCCTGTCCGCGACGCCGAACGCCACGAACCAGAACTCCTGGATCGAGGTGATGAAGACCGAGCTGGCCAAGCCGGAGAACGCGAAGCTCAAGCTGGTCAAGATTGCCTACGGCAACGACGACGACCAGAAGTCGTTCACCGAGGCGCAGGGCCTGCTGCAGTCGTACCCGAACCTCAAGGTGATCGTCTCGCCGACCACGGTCGGCATCGCAGCCGCCTCCCGCTACGTCAGCGCGTCGAACTACAAGGGCAAGGTGGCCATCACCGGCCTCGGTCTGCCGAATCAGATGCGCAAGTTCGTCAAGGACGGCACCGTGAAGAAGTTCGCGCTCTGGAACCCGGCCGACATCGGGTACCTGGCCGCGTACGCCGGCGCTTCGCTGAGCTCCGGTCAGATCACCGGGGCCGAGGGCGAGAAGTTCAAGGCCGGGAAGCTCGGTGAGTACACCGTCGGCGCCGACGGTGAGATCGTCCTCGGCCCGCCGACCGAGTTCACCGCCGCCAACATCGACAAGTTCAACTTCTGA
- a CDS encoding L-rhamnose mutarotase, with the protein MNRYCFCLQVRPDRLDEYVERHRNVWPDMQAALRDSGWHNYSLFLRDDGLLIGYVESEDLEAAQKAMAATEVNTRWQAQMTEFFTGIDGRPPDESFLLLPEIFHLKED; encoded by the coding sequence GTGAATCGCTACTGCTTCTGCCTCCAGGTCCGCCCGGACCGCCTGGACGAGTACGTCGAACGGCACCGCAACGTCTGGCCGGACATGCAGGCCGCGCTGCGGGACTCCGGTTGGCACAACTACTCGCTCTTCCTCCGCGACGACGGCCTGCTGATCGGGTACGTCGAGTCCGAGGACCTGGAGGCGGCGCAGAAGGCGATGGCGGCGACCGAGGTCAACACCCGCTGGCAAGCCCAGATGACCGAATTCTTCACCGGTATCGATGGCAGGCCGCCGGACGAGTCGTTCCTGCTCCTGCCCGAGATCTTCCACCTGAAAGAGGACTGA
- the rhaI gene encoding L-rhamnose isomerase translates to MTTEAVKAALSRQEIELPSWAFGNSGTRFKVFSQPGVPRSPEEKIADAAVVHRYTGVAPSVALHIPWDKVDDYAALAAYAKEQGVRLGAINSNVFQDDDYKLGSVTNPDPAVRRKATDHLLECVDIMDATGSRDLKLWFSDGTNYPGQDDIQDRQDRLAAALKEVYDRLGDDQRMLLEYKLFEPAFYTTDVPDWGTSYAHCLELGPKATVCIDTGHHAPGTNIEFIVAFLLRAKKLGAFDFNSRFYADDDLMVGAADPFQLFRIMNEIVRGDALDPDRGIAFMLDQCHNIEEKIPAIIRSVMNVQEATAKALLVDRDVLRAAQQSGDVLGANAALMDAYNTDVRPLLAELRESQGLDADPVAAYKRSGYFEQITKDRADGQQAGWGA, encoded by the coding sequence ATGACGACCGAAGCCGTGAAGGCCGCCCTCAGCCGCCAGGAGATCGAGCTGCCCTCGTGGGCGTTCGGGAACTCCGGCACCCGGTTCAAGGTGTTCAGCCAGCCCGGGGTGCCGCGGTCGCCGGAGGAGAAGATCGCCGACGCGGCCGTCGTCCACAGGTACACCGGGGTCGCGCCGAGCGTGGCGCTGCACATCCCCTGGGACAAGGTCGACGACTACGCGGCGCTGGCGGCGTACGCGAAGGAGCAGGGCGTCCGGCTCGGGGCGATCAACAGCAACGTCTTCCAGGACGACGACTACAAGCTGGGCAGCGTCACCAACCCGGATCCTGCGGTACGCCGGAAGGCCACCGACCACCTGCTCGAATGCGTCGACATCATGGACGCGACCGGGTCCCGCGACCTGAAGCTGTGGTTCTCCGACGGCACCAACTACCCCGGCCAGGACGACATCCAGGACCGGCAGGACCGGCTCGCGGCGGCCCTGAAGGAGGTGTACGACCGGCTCGGTGACGACCAGCGGATGCTGCTCGAGTACAAGCTGTTCGAGCCGGCCTTCTACACCACGGACGTGCCGGACTGGGGTACGTCGTACGCGCACTGTCTCGAACTGGGGCCGAAGGCGACGGTCTGTATCGACACCGGGCACCACGCGCCGGGGACCAACATCGAGTTCATCGTGGCGTTCCTGCTCCGGGCGAAGAAGCTCGGCGCGTTCGACTTCAACAGCCGGTTCTACGCCGACGACGACCTGATGGTCGGGGCCGCGGACCCGTTCCAGCTGTTCCGGATCATGAACGAGATCGTCCGCGGCGACGCGCTCGACCCGGACCGCGGGATCGCGTTCATGCTCGACCAGTGCCACAACATCGAGGAGAAGATCCCCGCGATCATCCGCTCGGTGATGAACGTCCAGGAGGCGACCGCGAAGGCGCTGCTGGTCGACCGCGACGTACTGCGGGCCGCTCAGCAGTCGGGCGACGTGCTGGGTGCGAACGCGGCGCTGATGGATGCCTACAACACCGACGTCCGCCCGCTGCTCGCCGAGTTGCGTGAGTCGCAGGGCCTGGACGCGGACCCGGTCGCGGCGTACAAGCGCAGCGGCTACTTCGAGCAGATCACCAAGGACCGAGCCGACGGCCAGCAGGCCGGATGGGGAGCATGA
- a CDS encoding bifunctional aldolase/short-chain dehydrogenase, protein MTVTDTASELVARSNRLGADPRNTNYAGGNTSAKGTETDPVTQQPVDLLWVKGSGGDLGTLTSAGLAVLRLDRLNSLVDVYPGVDREDEMVAAFDYCLHGKGGAAPSIDTAMHGLVDAPHVDHLHPDSGIALATAADGEKLTAECFGDRVVWVPWRRPGFQLGLDIAAVKRDNPQAIGCVLGGHGITAWGNTSEECEANSLDIIRTAERFLADRGVAEPFGAIVPGYEPLPADERRERAAALSPVIRGLASTDKPQVGHFTDSEAVLEFLSREKLQPLAQLGTSCPDHFLRTKVRPLVLDLPPSASVDEAVARLKELHTQYREDYEAYYQAFAEPDSPAMRGADPAIVLVPGVGMFSFGKDKQTARVAGEFYVNAINVMRGAEAVSTYAPIDEREKFRIEYWALEEAKLQRMPRPKPLATRVAFVTGGGSGIGKAIAQRLAAEGACVVVADLDLAAAEAVAKEIGSTDVAVAVGADVSSADAVEAALREAVLAFGGVDLIVNNAGLSISKSLLETTERDWDLQHDVMAKGSFLVSRAAAKVLIDQGMGGDIVYISSKNSVFAGPNNVAYGSAKADQAHQVRLLAAELGEYGVRVNGVNPDGVVRGSGIFAGGWGAKRAAVYGVPEEELGAYYAQRTLLKREVLPENVAAAVFALTGGDLTHTTGLHVPVDAGVAAAFLR, encoded by the coding sequence ATGACAGTGACCGACACCGCCTCTGAGCTCGTTGCGCGCAGCAACCGGCTCGGTGCCGATCCGAGGAACACCAACTACGCCGGCGGGAACACGTCGGCGAAGGGCACGGAGACCGACCCGGTCACCCAGCAGCCCGTCGATCTGCTGTGGGTGAAGGGCTCCGGTGGTGACCTCGGCACGCTCACCTCGGCAGGCTTGGCAGTGCTCAGGCTGGATCGGCTGAACTCGCTCGTCGACGTGTATCCGGGTGTCGACCGTGAGGACGAGATGGTCGCCGCGTTCGACTACTGCTTGCACGGGAAGGGCGGCGCGGCGCCGTCGATCGACACCGCGATGCACGGGCTGGTCGATGCCCCTCATGTCGACCATCTCCACCCGGACTCCGGGATCGCGCTGGCGACCGCGGCGGACGGCGAGAAGCTGACCGCGGAGTGCTTCGGCGACCGCGTGGTGTGGGTGCCGTGGCGGCGCCCCGGTTTCCAGCTCGGCCTGGACATCGCCGCGGTCAAGCGGGACAACCCGCAGGCGATCGGCTGTGTCCTCGGCGGTCACGGGATTACTGCCTGGGGCAACACGTCGGAAGAGTGCGAGGCCAATTCGCTCGACATCATCCGTACGGCGGAACGCTTCCTGGCGGACCGCGGTGTCGCCGAGCCCTTCGGCGCGATCGTCCCCGGCTACGAACCCTTGCCCGCCGACGAACGTCGGGAGCGGGCCGCCGCCCTTTCGCCAGTCATCCGTGGGCTGGCGTCGACGGACAAACCACAGGTCGGCCACTTCACCGACTCGGAGGCAGTACTCGAGTTCCTGTCGCGCGAGAAGCTGCAGCCGCTCGCCCAACTCGGCACGTCCTGCCCGGACCATTTCCTGCGGACCAAGGTCCGCCCGCTCGTCCTCGACCTGCCGCCGTCCGCGTCGGTGGACGAAGCAGTTGCCCGGCTGAAGGAGCTGCATACCCAGTACCGGGAGGACTACGAGGCGTACTACCAGGCGTTCGCCGAGCCGGACAGCCCGGCGATGCGGGGCGCGGACCCGGCGATCGTGCTCGTGCCGGGGGTCGGGATGTTCAGTTTCGGGAAGGACAAGCAGACCGCGCGGGTGGCCGGCGAGTTCTACGTGAACGCGATCAACGTGATGCGGGGCGCCGAGGCGGTGTCGACGTACGCGCCGATCGACGAGCGGGAGAAGTTCCGGATCGAGTACTGGGCGCTGGAGGAGGCGAAGCTGCAGCGGATGCCTCGTCCGAAGCCGCTCGCGACCCGGGTCGCGTTCGTGACCGGTGGCGGATCGGGTATCGGCAAGGCGATCGCGCAACGGCTGGCCGCCGAGGGCGCGTGCGTCGTCGTCGCGGACCTCGACCTGGCTGCCGCCGAGGCGGTGGCGAAGGAGATCGGCTCTACGGATGTGGCGGTTGCTGTCGGCGCGGACGTGTCGTCGGCGGACGCGGTCGAGGCGGCGTTGCGCGAGGCAGTGCTCGCGTTCGGCGGTGTCGACCTCATCGTCAACAACGCCGGGCTGTCGATCTCGAAATCGCTGCTGGAAACGACAGAACGCGACTGGGATTTGCAGCACGACGTGATGGCGAAGGGCTCGTTCCTTGTCTCGCGGGCGGCCGCGAAGGTGCTCATCGACCAGGGGATGGGTGGCGACATCGTCTACATCTCCAGCAAGAACTCGGTGTTCGCCGGCCCGAACAACGTCGCGTACGGATCCGCCAAGGCGGACCAGGCGCACCAGGTACGGCTGCTCGCGGCCGAGCTCGGCGAGTACGGGGTCCGGGTCAACGGCGTGAACCCCGACGGCGTCGTCCGCGGATCCGGGATCTTCGCCGGCGGCTGGGGCGCGAAGCGGGCCGCGGTGTACGGCGTACCGGAGGAGGAACTCGGTGCGTACTACGCGCAGCGGACCCTGCTGAAGCGTGAGGTGCTGCCGGAGAACGTCGCGGCCGCGGTGTTCGCGCTGACCGGTGGGGACCTCACCCACACGACCGGCCTGCACGTCCCCGTCGACGCCGGCGTGGCTGCCGCCTTCCTGCGCTAG